From the Lolium rigidum isolate FL_2022 chromosome 2, APGP_CSIRO_Lrig_0.1, whole genome shotgun sequence genome, one window contains:
- the LOC124688484 gene encoding vesicle transport protein GOT1-like gives MAYEISEIKKIGIGLVGFGILFSFLGVILFFDRGLLALGNIFFLTGVGLLLGWHSMWQLFTKKANIKGSIPFFLGLFLLFVRWPVAGMIMELYGSFVLFSGYGAPIQAFIYQIPIIGWILQYPFQLFGLRRKRA, from the exons ATGGCCTACGAGATCAGCGAAATCAAAA AAATTGGCATAGGTTTGGTGGGCTTTGGCATCCTATTCTCATTCCTAGGCGTTATCCTTTTCTTTGACAGGGGTTTGTTGGCTCTTGGTAAT ATTTTCTTCTTGACTGGAGTAGGCCTGTTACTAGGTTGGCACTCTATGTGGCAGCTATTTACAAAGAAGGCAAATATTAAG GGATCTATACCTTTCTTCCTTGGTCTGTTTCTCCTGTTTGTCCGATGGCCTGTTGCTGGTATGATTATGGAGCTGTATGGATCTTTTGTCCTCTTCAG TGGTTATGGGGCTCCTATCCAAGCCTTCATATATCAGATTCCAATCATTGGATGGATTCTGCAATATCCCTTTCAG CTGTTTGGTTTGAGGCGTAAGCGTGCTTGA
- the LOC124690745 gene encoding putative cyclin-dependent kinase F-2, with protein MGWSSAPRCSPALDDDVATAAPELSKNSVAGSRFHQLELLGAGTFGVVYRARDRRTGEIVAIKCLRANSSGGHNNGRYFSAFASEVSALEKCSGHPSIVQPRASGLLGGEAFLAMEFVGPTLKHVIKHDRFRRRHTELEVRLFMRQLLAGVRRMNRLGLMHRDLKPENVLVDARGSLKICDLGLSCSMADGPPYSNPVGTPGYRAPEIILGATDYDERVDSWALGVIMAELLAGKHPFHGSSDADHLSEMLDLLGTADIKEWSGYEGRQLPGGSQPESFLRIKFPPPAEGMGIRGPPALSDAGFEVLSGLLRCNPDKRLTAAQALQHRWFKEATSTITRR; from the coding sequence atgggATGGTCTTCGGCACCGCGATGCTCGCCTGCCCTAGACGACGACGTCGCCACCGCCGCACCAGAGCTGAGCAAGAACTCCGTTGCAGGAAGCCGCTTCCATCAGCTCGAGCTGCTCGGCGCCGGAACGTTCGGGGTCGTCTACCGGGCGCGGGACCGCCGCACGGGCGAGATCGTGGCCATCAAATGCCTCCGCGCCAACTCCTCCGGCGGCCACAACAACGGCCGCTACTTCTCCGCCTTCGCTAGCGAGGTCAGCGCCCTCGAGAAGTGCAGCGGCCACCCGTCCATCGTGCAGCCGCGCGCCTCCGGCCTCCTCGGCGGCGAGGCCTTCCTCGCCATGGAGTTCGTGGGACCAACACTCAAGCACGTCATCAAGCATGATCGCTTCAGGAGGAGACACACGGAGCTGGAGGTCCGCCTGTTCATGAGGCAACTCCTCGCCGGCGTAAGGCGGATGAACCGCCTCGGGCTCATGCACCGGGACCTCAAGCCGGAGAACGTGCTCGTCGACGCCCGCGGAAGCCTCAAGATATGCGATCTAGGGCTGTCGTGCAGCATGGCCGACGGCCCGCCCTACTCCAACCCCGTCGGGACACCAGGATACCGCGCGCCGGAGATCATCCTCGGGGCCACGGATTACGACGAGCGGGTCGACTCCTGGGCTCTCGGCGTTATCATGGCCGAGCTCCTTGCCGGGAAGCACCCGTTCCATGGGAGCTCGGACGCCGACCACCTCAGCGAGATGTTAGACCTTCTTGGCACGGCGGACATCAAGGAGTGGTCAGGTTACGAAGGCCGGCAGCTGCCCGGTGGAAGCCAACCAGAAAGCTTTCTACGCATCAAGTTCCCCCCTCCAGCGGAGGGCATGGGGATCAGAGGCCCGCCGGCGCTCTCGGATGCCGGTTTCGAGGTCTTGAGCGGCCTTCTGCGATGCAACCCGGACAAGAGGCTCACGGCGGCTCAAGCGCTCCAGCATCGGTGGTTCAAGGAGGCCACCTCTACCATTACAAGGAGATGA
- the LOC124688485 gene encoding leucine-rich repeat receptor-like protein FASCIATED EAR2, whose amino-acid sequence TMPALLALFLLLLAAAAPRPAASASTDRAALLAFRASLPAPSRAALSSWHGPLSASWLGVSLHPPAAAGPPSVAALALPGLNLSGPLPSPPLSLLRRLRELDLSANALSGSLPCTLPRSLLLLDLSRNALSGAVPTCLPASLQSLRTLNLSANSLRAPLSPWFSFSSHLLTLDISRNALSGAIPPLIIADPAASGLLLLDLSHNRFSGEIPAAVTQIRTLQGLFLAGNRLSGEIPCGIGNLTYLQALDLSNNRLSGAVPAGLAGCFQLLYLRLGGNQLSGALRPELDALDSLKVLDLSNNRISGDIPLPLAGCRSLEVVILSGNQITGDLSGAVAKWQSLRSLSLAHNQLSGQLPDWMFSFPLLQWLDLSGNRFEGFIPDGGFNASSVLNGAGGVPQGIPSGGMISPQLFVSASVDATGQQLELGYELRAAPGIDLSTNMLHGEIPEGLVAMKGLEYLNLSCNSLAGKIPAGLGGMGRLRTLDFSHNGLSGEVPPAIAAMTELEALNLSYNSLSGPMPTTGGLRKFPGALAGNPGICNGEGCAADAGTTEGEMSGGNRHGWLGGWHGEDGWVSPGAFCISTMTSFFVSMVTLLSSPKARSFVFRPVRIDY is encoded by the coding sequence accatgccggccctcctcgccctcttcctcctgctcctcgccgccgccgcgccgcgccccgCGGCATCCGCCTCCACCGACCGCGCGGCGCTCCTCGCCTTCCGCGCGTCCCTCCCGGCGCCCTCCCGCGCCGCGCTCTCCTCCTGGCACGGCCCGCTCTCCGCGTCCTGGCTCGGCGTCTCGCTccacccacccgccgccgccggcccgcccTCCGTCGCGGCGCTCGCGCTCCCGGGCCTCAACCTCTCCGGCCCTCTCCCATCCCCGCCGCtctccctcctgcgccgcctccggGAGCTCGACCTCTCCGCCAACGCCCTCTCCGGCTCGCTCCCCTGCACGCTCCCgcgctcgctcctcctcctcgacctctcccgcaacgcgctCTCGGGGGCCGTCCCGACCTGCCTCCCGGCCTCGCTCCAGTCCCTCCGCACCCTCAACCTCTCCGCCAACTCCCTCCGCGCCCCGCTCTCCCCGTGGTTCTCCTTCTCCTCACACCTCCTCACCCTCGACATCTCCCGCAACGCCCTCTCCGGCGCCATCCCTCCCCTCATCATCGCCGACCCCGCCGcgtcgggcctcctcctcctcgacctcTCCCACAACCGCTTCTCCGGCGAGATCCCCGCGGCGGTAACCCAGATACGCACCCTGCAGGGCCTCTTCCTCGCGGGCAACCGGCTCTCCGGGGAGATCCCGTGCGGGATCGGGAACCTCACCTACCTGCAGGCGCTGGATTTGTCGAACAACCGGCTCTCCGGCGCGGTGCCCGCGGGGCTCGCCGGCTGCTTCCAGCTCCTCTACCTGCGTCTCGGGGGCAACCAGCTCTCCGGGGCGCTGCGGCCGGAGCTCGATGCGCTCGACAGCCTCAAGGTTCTCGATTTGTCCAACAACCGGATATCCGGCGACATCCCGCTGCCGCTGGCTGGGTGCCGGTCTCTCGAGGTCGTTATCCTGTCGGGAAACCAGATCACCGGGGACCTCAGCGGGGCTGTGGCGAAGTGGCAGAGCCTGCGGTCCCTCTCGCTGGCGCATAACCAGCTCTCCGGCCAGCTCCCGGACTGGATGTTCTCGTTCCCGCTTCTCCAGTGGCTTGATTTGTCTGGCAACAGGTTTGAGGGCTTCATCCCTGATGGCGGTTTCAATGCGAGCTCTGTGCTTAATGGCGCAGGAGGTGTTCCTCAGGGGATTCCATCTGGTGGTATGATTTCACCTCAGCTGTTTGTGTCAGCCTCTGTAGATGCCACGGGCCAGCAGCTGGAGCTGGGTTATGAGCTTCGGGCAGCTCCTGGGATTGATTTGTCGACCAATATGCTCCATGGAGAGATACCTGAAGGGCTGGTTGCAATGAAGGGATTGGAGTATTTGAATCTCTCCTGTAATTCCTTAGCTGGGAAGATTCCTGCAGGTCTTGGGGGGATGGGGAGGCTGCGGACGCTGGACTTCTCACACAATGGGCTGTCAGGGGAGGTGCCTCCTGCAATTGCTGCCATGACCGAGCTCGAGGCGCTTAACCTCTCTTACAATAGCCTATCTGGGCCTATGCCAACAACCGGTGGGTTGCGGAAATTCCCAGGAGCACTGGCAGGAAACCCTGGGATATGCAATGGGGAAGGGTGCGCTGCAGATGCAGGAACGACGGAAGGGGAAATGTCAGGAGGTAATCGTCATGGCTGGCTCGGTGGCTGGCATGGAGAGGATGGATGGGTGTCACCTGGGGCATTCTGTATCAGCACGATGACTAGCTTCTTTGTGTCGATGGTAACCTTGCTATCCTCCCCCAAGGCTAGGAGCTTCGTGTTTCGGCCTGTGAGGATAGACTATTAA